Proteins found in one Grus americana isolate bGruAme1 chromosome 27 unlocalized genomic scaffold, bGruAme1.mat SUPER_27_unloc_5, whole genome shotgun sequence genomic segment:
- the LOC129200099 gene encoding olfactory receptor 14A16-like, producing the protein MSNSSSITEFVLMAFGDTRELQLLHFWLFLGIYLAALLGNGLIITAIACDHHLHTPMYFFLLNLSLLDLGFISTTVSKAMANSLWDTRAISYTGCASQVFFFYFLMSADFSLLTIMSYDRYVAICQPLHYGTLLGSRACVHMAAAAWGTGFLYAMLHTANAFSIPLCQGNAVDLFFCEIPQILKLSCSDTYIREARLIMVSACLFFVCFVFIVLSYVQIFRAVLRIPSEQGRHKVFSTCLPHLAMVSLFISTGMFAYFKPPSISSTSLDLVVSALYSIVPPAVNPLIYSMRNQELKDAVQKLMTRGLSEAICCPCPPTYHF; encoded by the coding sequence atgtccaacagcagctccatcactgagtttgTACTCATGGCTTTTggagacacacgggagctgcagctcttgcacttctggctcttcctgggcatctacctggctgctctcctgggcaatggcctcatcatcactgccatagcctgcgaccaccacctccacactcccatgtacttcttcctcctcaacctctccctcctcgacctgggcttcatctccaccactgtttccaaagccatggccaattccctctgggacaccagggccatctcctacacaggatgtgcttcTCAAGTcttcttcttttactttctgatgtcagcagatTTTTCACTTCTCACCATCATGTCCTATGACcgctatgttgccatctgccagcccctgcactacgggaccctcctgggcagcagagcttgtgtccacatggcagcagctgcctggggcactgggtttctctatgctatgctgcacacggccaatgcattttctataccactctgccagggtaatGCTGTGGAcctgttcttctgtgaaatcccccagatcctcaagctctcctgctcggACACCTACATCAGAGAGGCTCGGCTTATTatggttagtgcctgtttattctttgtgtgttttgttttcattgtgctgtcctatgtgcagatcttcagggccgtgctgaggatcccctctgagcagggacggcacaaagtcttttccacgtgcctccctcacttGGCcatggtctccctgtttatcagcactggcaTGTTTGCCTACTtcaagcccccctccatctcctccacatCCCTGGATCTGGTAGTCTCAGCTCTGTATTCCAtcgtgcctccagcagtgaaccccctcatctacagcatgaggaaccaggagctcaaggatgcagttCAGAAACTGATGACTAGAGGTTTATCAGAAGCAATATGCTGCCCATGTCCTCCTACATATCACTTCTAA